Sequence from the Candidatus Phytoplasma solani genome:
AAAAATAAATTGAAATCAATTTGATTTATTATAATTAAATTATTTTGTAGTTAAAAAAATTTAAATTTATTAGAAATAAAACAAAAAGAGAGAAATTTAATCATTTCTCTCTTTTTTTATTTTTTTAACAAAGCAAACATTTTTTTCTTGTATATTTCTACTCCAGGTTGATTAAAAGGATTAACTCCTAATAAATACCCTGACATAGCACAAGCTTTTTGAAAAAAATAAGCTAAATAACCAAAATAAAATTCATCTAATTTAGGAATAACAATTTCTAAATTAGGAACTTCACCTTCGATGTGAGCTTGTTTAGTTGCTTGAAGGATTTTTTGATTAATTTCTGAATAAGATTTATGAGCTATATAATTAAGATTGTCTAAATCATTGCTTATTTTAGGTACAAAACAATCATTTTTTGTAGAAGTTATATTTAAAATAGTTTCAAAAATAATTTTTTTACCTTCTTGAATGAATTGTCCTAAGGAATGAAGATCAGTAGAATTACTGATAGAACCTACAAAAAGTCCTTTGTTGTCTTTTCCTTCTGATTCAGCAAATAATTGTTTCCACCATTCGGAAAAAAACACTAAATTAGGTTCATAAGTAACTAATAACTCTACTTTTTTATCCATTTTAGTATACATTAAATATCTAGCTAAAGCATATTGATAAGCTTGATTTTGAATCAAATTATCTGAAGAAGTGTCTTTTAAGGCCTGTAAAGCCCCTTGAAACATAGCATCTACATCTAAGTTAGCAAAAACAAAAGGAAGAAGGCCTACACTAGTTAAAACACTAAACCTTCCACCAACAGAATCAGGAATTACAAACATTTCATAACCTTCTTC
This genomic interval carries:
- a CDS encoding glucose-6-phosphate isomerase, whose product is MSLKLNLNGIQTFLNWEQEIPTYLPQIKAIHHKLHHDENIKNQYLGWLDLPLNYDRQELERIKQLRKQNLDLDVLVVVGIGGSYLGAKAGIEFLQIPFAKNKPEIIFAGHQVSGNYLTNLLKYLENKNWAINVISKSGTTLEPALAFRILKEAIEKQYGKENSKKRIFATTDKQKGNLFNLSKEEGYEMFVIPDSVGGRFSVLTSVGLLPFVFANLDVDAMFQGALQALKDTSSDNLIQNQAYQYALARYLMYTKMDKKVELLVTYEPNLVFFSEWWKQLFAESEGKDNKGLFVGSISNSTDLHSLGQFIQEGKKIIFETILNITSTKNDCFVPKISNDLDNLNYIAHKSYSEINQKILQATKQAHIEGEVPNLEIVIPKLDEFYFGYLAYFFQKACAMSGYLLGVNPFNQPGVEIYKKKMFALLKK